The bacterium genome segment TGCCAGCTCAGTTTTCCAATGCACAGCTATTATATGAAGAAATTGCTTTGAAAAACCCCTTAATTCCTATTTCTGTCACAGGTCATTCGCTTGGAGGCGCTCTTGCAGAGCTCGTGGGCGCTGCAAATAGCATTTCAGGGACGACGTTTGGCGCTCCTGGAGTGCAGCATCTGTTAGATGACTTGAGTGCTTTAGGTTATAGCCCAGATGGTAGTAATATAACCAACTATGTCAATCCCTTAGATATTATTGGGAATCTGTTTACCCATGTGGGTACAACGATATATTCAACTGATCCATTTATGGCTTTACTGGACAGTGTCGCTCCAAAGCCATTTCCACTGCTTTCTTTAGCTAAAGAAATGCTCGGGCAACACTTTATAGATACCTATCGCGAACTTTTCACCGCTGCCAATAACGCTTTCAGCCCTATCACCCTTGATTTAGACAGAGACGGAGTAGAGACGACGCATGTGAAAGACGGCGCCTACTTCGACCACGACGGCAACGGATTTGCCGA includes the following:
- a CDS encoding Mbeg1-like protein codes for the protein MISVSDYSIFSAHVYGGENAPALPDGWSLLGNPVSDPNTGFYAEVYTNGSEIVIAYRGTEKNDIRDWVFNDLYLNPVSDLLPAQFSNAQLLYEEIALKNPLIPISVTGHSLGGALAELVGAANSISGTTFGAPGVQHLLDDLSALGYSPDGSNITNYVNPLDIIGNLFTHVGTTIYSTDPFMALLDSVAPKPFPLLSLAKEMLGQHFIDTYRELFTAANNAFSPITLDLDRDGVETTHVKDGAYFDHDGNGFA